One Capsicum annuum cultivar UCD-10X-F1 chromosome 2, UCD10Xv1.1, whole genome shotgun sequence genomic window carries:
- the LOC107861029 gene encoding ubiquitin-conjugating enzyme E2 2 — protein MRMSTPARKRLMRDLKQLHQDPPAGINCAPYDKNIMLWNSVIFGPHDSPWDGGTFKMTLQFSEDYPNKPPRVHFISRMFHPNIYADGSVCLDSLQNQWTGAYDIAAILTSIQSLLCDPNPNSPANSEAARLFRENKSEYNRKVREIVEQSWTDFSVAKHITWHSAGQVVCIKLRWFFQCICYIINQCSTKYLKSHSL, from the exons aTGAGGATGTCGACGCCGGCGAGGAAGAGATTGATGAGGGATCTTAAGCAGTTACATCAGGATCCTCCTGCTGGCATCAACTGTGCACCTTATGATAAGAATATAATGTTATGGAATTCTGTTATATTTGG TCCTCATGATAGTCCCTGGGATGGAG GTACATTTAAGATGACACTTCAATTTTCAGAGGATTATCCTAACAAGCCACCAAGAGTGCACTTTATCTCCAGAATGTTCCATCCAAATA TTTATGCTGATGGGAGTGTTTGTTTGGACAGCTTGCAAAATCAGTGGACTGGAGCATATGACATAGCTGCTATACTTACCTCAATACAG TCTTTACTCTGTGATCCAAACCCTAATTCACCAGCTAATTCAGAAGCAGCACGCCTATTTAGAGAGAACAAAAGCGAGTACAACAGGAAGGTGCGTGAAATAGTTGAACAGAGCTGGACTGACTTCTCTGTGGCTAAACACATTACATGGCATTCTGCTGGTCAAGTTGTCTGCATCAAACTAAGATGGTTTTTTCAGTGTATTTGCTACATCATTAATCAATGTAGCACAAAGTACTTGAAGTCACATTCTCTCTGA
- the LOC107861028 gene encoding homeobox-leucine zipper protein HAT7-like codes for MLFSKTGTMAFVPGAPEENDLPPSFPGVFPPPCAPHQEFQGISSVLMRRAMSFDHQDSRADDIDMSDDDGSSQLLGEKKRRLNMEQVKALERSFEIGNKLEPERKMQLARALGLKPRQIAIWFQNRRARCKTKQLEKDYEILKRQCDKLKSDNDALKTQNKQLHSELQLLTLSNRESAGGGTTILFNLNKENEGSNWNNGSGDENSTIIDVNLGTTTRTSSTNSPHNNNNNNNHDHVFPTSANYKIEEQTHVPEEGYCNLFNNVVEDQTNYWPLPVQQHFY; via the exons ATGCTTTTTAGTAAGACAGGTACTATGGCCTTTGTTCCTGGAGCACCTGAAGAGAATGACCTCCCTCCTTCCTTCCCTGGCGTCTTTCCTCCTCCTTGTGCTCCTCATCAAGAATTTCAAG GAATTTCATCGGTGTTAATGAGGAGAGCCATGTCATTCGACCATCAAGATTCGCGAGCAGACGATATTGACATGTCGGATGACGATGGCTCTTCACAATTGCTTGGGGAGAAGAAGAGGAGGCTTaatatggaacaagtaaaagCACTCGAGAGGAGTTTTGAGATTGGCAACAAACTTGAACCTGAGAGGAAAATGCAATTGGCTAGAGCATTAGGGTTGAAGCCAAGACAGATTGCAATTTGGTTTCAAAACAGAAGGGCTAGGTGTAAAACTAAGCAATTAGAGAAAGattatgaaatattgaaaagACAATGTGATAAACTTAAATCTGATAATGATGCACTCAAGACTCAAAACAAGCAACTTCACTCCGAG TTGCAGTTACTGACTCTGAGTAACAGAGAATCAGCAGGAGGAGGCACAACTATTTTGTTTAATCTGAACAAAGAAAACGAAGGGTCAAATTGGAATAATGGAAGTGGTGATGAGAACAGTACAATAATAGATGTAAACCTTGGAACTACAACAAGAACATCATCAACAAACAGCccacataacaacaacaacaataacaaccacGATCATGTCTTCCCAACGTCAGCTAATTATAAAATAGAAGAACAAACTCATGTCcctgaagaaggatattgcaacTTGTTCAACAATGTCGTCGAAGATCAAACAAACTATTGGCCATTGCCAGTGCAGCAACATTTTTACTGA
- the LOC107858784 gene encoding binding partner of ACD11 1 encodes MYLGHFTAEVTSLSPKATEKDVSEFFSHCGEIEQVEIIRLSEYASIAYVTFKDTYALETALLLSGSTMLDQCVRISRLEAHVDEYDPWSNHIDMVENGSSSATFSHTNQFVSTPGEAVTMAQQVVETMIVKGYQLSKDALAKAKAFDESHHVASTAAAKVADLSKRVGLTDKIQSGMETVKCVDEKYHLSELTMSAASYTGKTAVAAANAVVSSSYFSKGALWVSDVLNRAAKVAADLGNNSVKKETVPMEMDQIGKYG; translated from the exons ATGTATTTGGGTCATTTCACAGCAGAAGTCACAAGTCTTTCTCCCAAAGCTACAGAGAAAGATGTCTCTGAATTTTTCTCTCACTGTGGTGAAATTGAACAAGTGGAGATCATCAG ATTGAGTGAATATGCTTCTATAGCCTATGTTACATTCAAGGATACTTATGCACTGGAAACCGCACTTTTACTCAGT GGATCCACTATGTTAGATCAATGTGTTCGTATATCTCGCTTGGAAGCACATGTAGATGAATACGATCCTTGGAGTAACCATATAGATATGGTGGAGAATGGAAGCAGCTCAGCG ACGTTCTCCCATACAAATCAGTTTGTTTCAACTCCTGGAGAAGCTGTGACCATGGCACAACAGGTAGTTGAAACCATGATAGTGAAGGGATATCAACTAAGTAAGGATGCTCTAGCGAAAGCCAAAGCTTTTGATGAGTCTCATCACGTGGCATCTACTGCAGCAGCAAAGGTGGCAGATCTCAGCAAGAGAGTTGGGCTTACTGATAAAATTCAATCTGGCATGGAGACTGTAAAATGTGTGGATGAGAAGTACCATCTTTCTGAGCTTACCATGTCCGCTGCCTCTTATACAGGGAAAACAGCGGTAGCTGCTGCAAATGCTGTGGTTAGCAGTAGTTACTTCTCCAAGGGAGCTCTTTGggtttcagatgttttgaatcgGGCTGCCAAGGTTGCTGCTGACTTGGGTAATAATAGTGTCAAAAAAGAAACAGTTCCCATGGAAATGGACCAAATTGGTAAATATGGCTGA